The window GCCTCGACCAGCCGGCCGTCGCTGACGTGCAGGCCGACGGCGGCGTGCGCGGGCTGGACCAGCACCACGACGGACGTGACCAGGGCGAGCAGCGCCGCGGCTGCGACGCTCAGACGTGTCTTCATGACCTACCTCGGGTAGCGGCCCGTGGGTGACCCACGGGGACGAAAGACACCGGCTGACCTGGCCAGCACGGTGTCGGCGACTACCCGGCCCTTCGCGCAGGCATCAGAGTAGACGGGCGCGTTCCCGCTACGCAACCGGTTAAGTTATTCCGGCCCCGGTATCGGTCGATAGCTCTAGCTGATCAGGCCCTACAAACGCCGCTACCGGCGTCGACGCCCGGTGATCCGGGGTCGACGCCGGTAGTGGACCGGTCAAGTCAGCGGGTCTCGTTCGCCACCTCGTACAGCCGCTCCGGAGTCACCGCGCCGGCGAACAGCCGGCCGTCGTCGGCGATCAACGCGGTGAACAGCGCACTGGAGAACAGTCGGCCGCTGCCCCACGGCCCGTCGACCGCCGGCAGGTCACCCAGCATCTGCATGACCTGCGCGCCCTCGGCGGAGTCCCCGGCGTGCTCTTCGGCCGCCGCTGCCGCCTCGGCCGGCGGCGTGACCACCAGGACGGTGCCCCAACCGCTGCCGACCGTACGGACCGCGTCCTCGCTGTCCGCCCAGCCCTGCGTCAGCTCCTCCAGCATGCCGTCCGTCTCGGCGTCGCCCGGCAGCTGATCCGGACCCCGGGAACCGTCACCCGGCGCCGCGACATCGTCCTCGCCCGCCTCGATCACCTCGGTGCCCGGCGGTGGGTTGAAGACGAACTGCTCCTCATCCGGTGTGTCGAAGCTGACCTGGGTGAACGCCGTCTCGATGGCGGCCCGGTCGGCACCGACCGGATAGACCGCGAGCCGCAGCGGCACGTACTCCACCGAGTCGATCGCGATCCGGATCTCCTCGACCAGCGAGTCCTCGTCGCGCGGGGTGAGCACCAGCTCGTACGCGGTCCGCCCGGCGAGCTCCGCCGAGCGGCCCACCGACACCTCGGTGCTCGGGTCGATCGCCTTGAGCACCTCGTCGGCCGCCGCCTGCGGGGTGACGGGCAGCTCCGGCGCCGGATCGGTGCCGGCCCGCTCGTCCGCCGCGTCGGCGTCGCCCTCGGCCGGCAGCTCGAAGTGGGTGGCCTGCTGCTCCTGGCTGGACCAGATCCAGACGTCCCGCCCGTTGCGGATGACATCGGTCTCGCCCAGCGTGCGGACCATCGCCAGCCGGGCCTGATCCGGACCGGCGTACCAGACGCGCAGGGTCTGCGTACCGTCGATCAGCGAACCGAGCCCGTTGCCGGCGCCGATCTGGCCGGCCAGGTTGAGCGCCGCCGGCAGGCCCAGCTCGGCGCGGTGCACGACCGTCCCGGACATGCCGTCGACCTCGGCGGTCTGCAGGTCGACCAGCAGCTGCTCGGCGCTGCGCGGCGGCAGGACCGGGTCAGCGGACGCGGCGAGCGCCCCCACGGCCACGCCGCCGCCGACGAGTACCGCCGCCGACGCGGTGGGGACCAGCCAGCGCATCGCCGGCCGGGATGTGAATACCGACATCTTCGTACCTCCTGCCACCCATCGTGCGCCGGGTGTACTGAGACGTTGCTGAGAGCCGGTGGCCAAGCTGAGAACACGCTCAGCGACGACGGTCACGGGTAACCCGCTCGCCCACCCATGATGGCACCCTTGACCGGGTGCGTGTTCTGGTGGTGGAGGACGAGGTCCGGCTGGCCGACGCCCTACGGCGTGGCCTGCAGGAGGAAGGCTTCGTCGTGGACGTCGCCGCGAGCGGGCCGGCCGGGCTGGAGCTGGCCCGGCACGGCGGTTACGACGCGATGATCCTCGACGTGATGCTGCCCGGACTGTCCGGCTACCGGGTGGTGCGCCAACTGCGTGCCGAGCGGAACTGGCTGCCGGTGCTGATTCTGTCCGCGAAGGACGGCGAGTACGACCAGGCGGACGGCCTCGACTGCGGTGCCGACGACTACCTGACCAAGCCCTTCTCGTACGTGGTGCTGCTGGCTCGGCTGCGTGCCCTGCTGCGGCGCGGCGCGCCGCAGCGGCCCGCCGTGCTCACCGCCGGTGACCTGAGCCTCGACCCGGCCCGGCGACGGGTCACCCGGGCCGACGCCGAGGTGGCGCTCACCGCCCGTGAGTACGCCCTGCTGGAGTACCTGATGCGGCGGGCCGGCGAGGTGGTCTCCAAGATCGAACTGCTCGACCACGTCTGGGAGGCCAGCGTCGACACCGCGCCGAACGCCGTCGAGGTGTACATCGGGTACCTGCGCCGCAAGATCGGCCGGGATCGGCTGGAGACCGTCCGGGGTGCCGGCTACCGGCTGGTCCCGTGACCGGGCGGCGACCTTCGGTGGCGCATCCCGGTCGGTGGCGGGTGTACCTGCGGGTCCGGCTCAGCCTGCGTACCCGGCTGACCGCGATCAGCGTGCTGGGTCTCGCCGCCGGCCTGGCAGCCGGGGCGATCGGGCTCACCGCCGTTCTCGCGCTGGCACTGGAACGCAGCGCCGACGCCGACACCCGGACCACCGCCGACGCGATCGCCCAGCTGGTGGCCGCCGACGCGGTGCCCGACCCGTTGCCGGTGGCCGGCAACGACGTACGGGTGCAGATCGTCGACGAGCGGGGACGGATACGCGCCGCGTCCATCGGCGCCGACCGGCTCGTCCCGATGCTCTACGCGGGCGAGCGGGAACAGCTTGCCGCCGACCCGACCGGGGCGGTCACCGTGCCGGGTTCCCGGCTCGGTCTGCGCGGCCCGGTCCGGGTGATCGCCCAACCGGCCGGCGGGCCGGCGCAGCCGCGTACCGTGCTGGTCGCCCGGTCGATGGCCGACCTCAACCGCAGCGTCGCCCTGGTCCGGGTGATCCTGCTGATGACGTTCCCACTGTTGGCGGCCGCGGTTACGGTGATCGTCTGGCGGGCCGTCGGGGCGACGCTGCGGCCGGTGGAGAAGCTGCGGGCCGGCGCGGCCGAGATCACCGGTGGCGACCAGGCCGGACACCTGCCGGTGCCCGGCGGTGGCGACGAGATTCACCGGCTGGCGGTCACCCTCAACGACATGCTCGACCGGTTGGAGGCCGCGCGGGCCCGGCAACGCGCTTTCGTCGCCGACGCCGCCCATGAGCTGCGCAGTCCGCTGGCCAGCCTGCGTACGCAACTTGAGGTGGCGCAGCGGCTCGGGAGCCGGACGGACTGGCCGGCGGTCGCCGACGACCTGCTGGCGGACAGTCAACGGCTCAGCCGACTGGTCGACGACCTGCTGCTGCTGGCCCGCGCCGACCAGCAGGCTGACCAGCCCGGTGTGGTGCTCGGCCCGGTCGGTCCGGTGGAACTGGGCGAGCTGGCAGCCACGGTGGCCGCCCGATATTCACGACCGCCGGTGCGGGTGGTGCCGCCGGACCGGCCGCTGTGGATCGCCGGCGACCCGGACGCGCTGGTCCGGGTGCTGGCCAACCTGCTGGACAACGCGGTCCGGCACGCCCGTTCCGAGGTGCTGGTGACCGCCCGACCGGCCGGGCCGCACTGGCACGAGCTGCTGGTCACCGATGACGGTCCGGGCGTCCCACCGGCCGACCGGCAACGGGTCTTTGACCGGTTCACCCGGCTCGACGACGCGCGGGCCCGCGACGCCGGTGGCGCCGGGCTCGGCCTGGCTATCGTCGCGCAGCTGGTCCGCCGGCACGGCGGCACCGTCGAGCTGGCCGACGCGGTGCGGGCGGACGACGCGGTGCGGGCGGACGACGCGGTGCGGGCGGACGACGCGGCGGGACGCGACGCTGCTGCGGCAGGATGCGACGGTGCCCGCCGTACCGGACTTCAGGTCCGGGTCCTGCTCCCGGCAGACCCGGTGGACGACGAGCCCGGCCCGGAATAGACCGGACAGGTCACCGGGCGTTCGCTGCCCGGTCCGTGCAGACCGGGTCGGCCTGCCCGATCACGTCGGCCGAGTAGACCACGGCGACCGTGAAGCAGTAGTCGATCGACTCGTCCAGCCCGTACGCGACGAAGCTGTCCGCACCCGCCGGCAACGTCATGAAGGCCCGGGGCTGCTGATCGCTGCTTCCCCCGGAGATCAGCACCTGTCCCTCGGCACCGGCCGGGTAGGTCCAGGTCAACGTCACGCTGTCCCGGTTGTCGCGCAGGCCCACGCCGCCGGGCGCGGTACCCGGTGCGGCCGGCGGCGTGGCGCTGGTCGGCGTACCCGTTGGGGGGTTGACCTCGGCCGGTGCCCCGGTCGGCCCGGAGGGCGTCTCGTCGACCAGGCTGACGCCGGCCACTACCGCCGCCGCGCCGAGCAGGACCACCACCACGCCGGTGAACACCAGCATCGGCCCGCGCGGGCGGGCAGCGGTCGCCACCGGCTTGGGTACCGGCACCAACTGTCCTCGTTGCCGCCGGACCGGAAGATTCCTGCGGCGGTCCGGTATCCGGCTGAGTTCGCGCCGCGGCAGCCGGGACAGCGTCCCGGTGCTTCGGCCCGTGCCGGCTCCACCGGCTGTGACGCTCGCGGCTGGTCGGTCTGTGGCTCCGGTGCCCGGCCCGTCCGCGACCTCGACGTGCCGGACCGCGGAGTCGGCATCGACCGAGGCGTCCGGGCCCGCGTAGCCCTCGTCGTGCACCGGTGGTGCCGGCTCCGGTCGAGCGCCTGCCCCGTTGGGCACCCGTGGGTTGGGTACGAAGGCAGGGGTCTCCGGTGGTGCCGGTTCGCCGGGCACGGCCGCCGGGTCGCTCATGGAACTGCCGGCTGGGGAGCTGTCGGCCGCTGACGGGCCGGTTGCTTGCCGGAACCGGACCGGCCCGAACGGGCTGACCGGGCCGGCGGCGTCCGAGGCGTCCGGGCGATCTGGTTCGTCAGCGCGATCTGGGCCGTCCGGGCGACCCGGAGCGGCTGGATCGTCGTCGCCGGCACCGGACTGCTCGGGCGGCCACCACGGTTCGTCGAAGAGCCAGATGCCAGGTGACCCGTCCTGGTCGGCGGAGCCGGACGGTGGCAGATCGATCGGCACCCGGGGCGGTGGGATGCTGGCGGGCCGGCCGTCGGCCGGGTCGGGTTCGTCCGGTTGGCGCTGTTCGCCGCCCTGCTTCTGCCCGGTCGTGTTCTGCCCGGCAGGGGAGGGGTCGTCGGCCAGCCAACCACTGGGCGACCAGAGCGGGTCGTCGGCGTCGCCGCCCGCCGGCTCCCGTTCGATCCAGCCGTGCTGGGTCCACGGCCGGCCGCTGTCCAGCTCGGCCGCCGGGTCGGGCACCGATTGGTCCAGCGGTTGGTCCAGCGGGTCGAGCCAGGGTGGGTCGGCCCGGTGCCGTCCGTCCCGATGGCCGTCCGCCTCGTCGTCGGTTGACCGGTCGGCGGGCGGCGTCGCCGACGGTGCGCTCGGTTCCGCCCAGAACGCCGCCGACCAGCGGGGGTCGGCTACCTCAGTAACCGGTGGTTCCGGCTCGATCCAGCCGGGCTCGGCCCAGGCCGGACCGGTAAGCCGGTCACGCCCGGCGGGATCGGCCGCCGGGGCAGCCGGAGCCGCCGGTCCACCGGCCG is drawn from Micromonospora sp. Llam0 and contains these coding sequences:
- a CDS encoding response regulator transcription factor — encoded protein: MRVLVVEDEVRLADALRRGLQEEGFVVDVAASGPAGLELARHGGYDAMILDVMLPGLSGYRVVRQLRAERNWLPVLILSAKDGEYDQADGLDCGADDYLTKPFSYVVLLARLRALLRRGAPQRPAVLTAGDLSLDPARRRVTRADAEVALTAREYALLEYLMRRAGEVVSKIELLDHVWEASVDTAPNAVEVYIGYLRRKIGRDRLETVRGAGYRLVP
- a CDS encoding ATP-binding protein, whose amino-acid sequence is MYLRVRLSLRTRLTAISVLGLAAGLAAGAIGLTAVLALALERSADADTRTTADAIAQLVAADAVPDPLPVAGNDVRVQIVDERGRIRAASIGADRLVPMLYAGEREQLAADPTGAVTVPGSRLGLRGPVRVIAQPAGGPAQPRTVLVARSMADLNRSVALVRVILLMTFPLLAAAVTVIVWRAVGATLRPVEKLRAGAAEITGGDQAGHLPVPGGGDEIHRLAVTLNDMLDRLEAARARQRAFVADAAHELRSPLASLRTQLEVAQRLGSRTDWPAVADDLLADSQRLSRLVDDLLLLARADQQADQPGVVLGPVGPVELGELAATVAARYSRPPVRVVPPDRPLWIAGDPDALVRVLANLLDNAVRHARSEVLVTARPAGPHWHELLVTDDGPGVPPADRQRVFDRFTRLDDARARDAGGAGLGLAIVAQLVRRHGGTVELADAVRADDAVRADDAVRADDAAGRDAAAAGCDGARRTGLQVRVLLPADPVDDEPGPE
- a CDS encoding tetratricopeptide repeat protein, coding for MSLGLGEITTQAHGLISVGDLPGARNLLATALADTDPRPTHAGTEQAEAAGLLARVTVALGEAPAARAWAAYAYSANQRLHGTADERTIGAAATLAAVLHRVGSDARAAHLYREVIDELCAIDGPESLRVLAAHADLATVEFARGECDIARDRLEDAWELHREVYGEGHPAGIKMLARLGAMQRDCGRLTESDVSLSLAIDLCRTRLPADHPLVGQVAALAEAPADPAHRCGGQGPVDDGPNGTDGPDPDRSPDDNGAPGPIRRSDDNGALGPIRRSDDNGALGHDGTLDQDSWPPGTRPAGGPAAPAAPAADPAGRDRLTGPAWAEPGWIEPEPPVTEVADPRWSAAFWAEPSAPSATPPADRSTDDEADGHRDGRHRADPPWLDPLDQPLDQSVPDPAAELDSGRPWTQHGWIEREPAGGDADDPLWSPSGWLADDPSPAGQNTTGQKQGGEQRQPDEPDPADGRPASIPPPRVPIDLPPSGSADQDGSPGIWLFDEPWWPPEQSGAGDDDPAAPGRPDGPDRADEPDRPDASDAAGPVSPFGPVRFRQATGPSAADSSPAGSSMSDPAAVPGEPAPPETPAFVPNPRVPNGAGARPEPAPPVHDEGYAGPDASVDADSAVRHVEVADGPGTGATDRPAASVTAGGAGTGRSTGTLSRLPRRELSRIPDRRRNLPVRRQRGQLVPVPKPVATAARPRGPMLVFTGVVVVLLGAAAVVAGVSLVDETPSGPTGAPAEVNPPTGTPTSATPPAAPGTAPGGVGLRDNRDSVTLTWTYPAGAEGQVLISGGSSDQQPRAFMTLPAGADSFVAYGLDESIDYCFTVAVVYSADVIGQADPVCTDRAANAR